The Arachis hypogaea cultivar Tifrunner chromosome 14, arahy.Tifrunner.gnm2.J5K5, whole genome shotgun sequence DNA window AATCTTTTCTggagaaataattaattattttattttatatacaaaaaaaatcctATTGGATCAAgagcttgcttgaattatattaaactattaaaaaaatttttaataaaaaatattttttattttttattttttaacttatttaacaaattttttacaataaaaattagagtattaaaaaattaaaaaatatatttttttaaagttacaattctatctttttaatttactttatttatttcaaaaaaaatatttttatataataaataattttttttacataaaatatttaaatataaaattatttttaattttttaaaaataaattttaaaataacttttttttttcaaaaattcacccAAACAAACTATAAGCATCATTTCACTTCAAACAGCACTCGTGAAATGGGTTATGTCACTTAAAGTACTTGTGAAATAATGGGCCAACTGCCAATCCAATGTTTATGCAGGCAAAAATAGACCAATGTTTATTTAAAAGTAGGTATATTTAATTGAGTTAAATCCTAAAATGGTTCTGAAATTCACGAAATGCACTAATTTAGTCCTTAACTTACCAATTGCActatttgtgtttctaaaattgtaaaaaatacACCAAGTTGGTCTCTCACCTCATTTTTAGTCATTCAACCTTGTCGCTAGCAACGACGTGAAAAATGAGTACCATGTTGGAGCTTGTCTCTGCCACTCTTGGGCTCTAATCCCACCAGAGCTTGCTACCGCCTTTAGCATCTCCTCAGAGCCCTTCCAAACTTTTTTCGACGTCAACCGCGCTTCGCAAGACACCATCTCACCATCTATGCAATTCGTGGCAGTGCCTCCTAAGCCTTCTCCTCCAGCAATTTTCCACTCGACAACTGCACCACCATGCTTGATCCCGACACTAAGGCGTTTGCCGATGAGGAATTAGACCCCAATCGAGATGGCTCCGGCTTGACTCCAAGAAGCTCCAGAAGATTGACAATGCCGCCGAGAAGGGCAATTCGGTAGCTCCACTGGCCAAGAAGGGGATTGGAAGAAGAGAGAGTCCATATAATGTTGTTGTAGACAAAGATGCTGGAGCACTGCATGTGGGTGTTAGAAAATACAAAGTAGgcataagagaaaaaaaataagtgaCGTAGAGGGTATATGAATCGCGAGAGGAGTATGTCATCTTCAACAAGACTTGTGGTAAGCATGAAGGCCTGCATTTCGTGAAGATAGCTCTTATTTGAGCAATGCCCAAGCAACTCTCTTGCCTGCTCTGCTCTTGCGCTTCCTTAACTCAATTGCCTTAAATTACACGATGTTATTCCAATCATTGATCAATTCGTATGGACcacaacaaacaaataaaataactaGCAACCTTATGCAAATTAATAGGTACTGCTACTCTCTATTCCTAGAATATTTGGTACATTAAAAATTCGCATAAAAGAGAGGGGGGATGAGTTACCAGAAATCAAAAGGCGAGACACTGGGTTCGGATAGAATGTGAACGGGTTTGGAGTTTTTATTGGGGAGCGTGATACTTTGACTCAAGTTTGGTGATTCATTGGTCGACATCTTGTAGATGAACCCTTCTTTCTCCAAATACTACTATTATGAGCGTCAAGCAGACTGAACTTCTTCTTCAACATGATGGAGGCACTGCAAATAGCCACGACCATTGAAGAACTAACTCAAGCTTCCCCTACAAGGCTACTAGTTACACCTGGCAGGTGGAGCTGCCGAATCGGCCTCCTCGACAGCACTGTCGATCCTTCGAAGCTTCCTGGAATCAGAGCTGGAGCCATCTCGATCGATCTCTAATTCCTCTTTCATAAACGCAGCAAGATCAGGGCCCAAAAGCGGCAGAGGCAAGCAAGCTCCAGCGTGGTACTTATTTACCACGTCACTGTCGGCGACAATATTAAATGGCTAAAAATGAGGTGATGGCCCAACTAGATGCATTTTTTACAATCTCAGGGACGTAAATGATGCCATTGGTAAATCAAGGACTAAATCAATGAATTTTATGAATATCAGGGACCACTTCGAAATTTAACTCTTATTTCACTTGACCTTATATGaatgtataattatttattattctaatgATTAGTTACGTtgttaacaaatataaaatatcatatataaatagagtttaattttgatgcactgacagtTGTAAAACATTTTACACGGTCATGCAATCACATCTGTGGCGTTACGTAATTAAATACACGTATAAAATAACTTTACATTaatagtgtattaaaattaaactcatataaatatacataaatactAAATACATAGTGATTAGTTTAGTATACATCATTCTtgcactttttaattttaatatgatcattgataaaatatattttataaaaattatataatttaattatttacgtAAGTATGGTTAACCCAAAAATTACCGAGAGCAGATTTCATATTGTCAATTTGAAGTgacaaattgtatttttttaaaaattgagaattaaaaaaaattcaattcttcccaacaaaattatatttttaaattaaaattataaaagtcaattttttaggttttttattataaattaaaaaaaattattattttccaaACAAAATTAAACGGACTTTAATTTTCGGAATGCGTTTTTTTCTTAGAATAAGTTTGCCGCACCCCGGCGAATATCATCCAAATTCTTCATAAAAACTAACTGAGAATGAAATTCAAATTCCTaagtcattatcatcatctcCAAAAATATATAGGAGTACATAAAAGTACACAGACAATGATAATGGTTACCATTGTTAACTTTCCAACTTTTTCTCTCACCCAATTTGATATTTATAAAGATGCCTAGTGAAATTTGTCGGGAGATACGGTgaactctataaaaatataaaagttcgTCGGGATGCGGTGAACCttacaaaaataataaagttcATCGGAGGTGCAGCGAATTtgaaattccaaaatataaaaacgTATTCCGAAATTTAAAACCCAGATAATTTGTTtggcaaaataaaatttttttattttattatagaaaaaatcctaatttttcacaGTAAATTGTATtttgtagaaaattaaaaaaagaaaacaattcgTCGCAAATTGTTAATTTAGAGACAACTCCGCTAGTAAACTAATTGGGAATAGCCAAATAGAGCCAACTAGGTACAGATCTTTcccatttaacaaaaaaaatcttaaaagttaACCTAATTTAACTCTAACCCTATTAATAGTGTACAGTAAAAATAATAACCACAAATCCTAATTGATTAGTAACTTAGCACGTGGGTGTGAGTCGTGTGACTCTCTTTTGACAGCATCCATTGCACTTTTAGGATCTGCCGCCGACCACCGCCAGACTTCGGTAACCCCGCCGGCCACCATACGAGCACCGTCGCATGCACTTCTTCTCAAAACCTTAGCGACCGTAGTAGGAAGCCTCATCCGCACCGAGCAAGCCACTACCATCTTCCAGTGGACGTCGTCTGTTTTGTATCACTTCTGTAGATTCCTCTGTTCGATGCCACATGCTATTGTTCAATAGTTAAGAAAGCCGTTTCAGTTTGCTACTGCAGTGACGCGCGTCCTAAGTCACGCCCCGGTATCTAGCTGCCGCAGGCACTGCTTTGATGTGGAAGACAAACGCATTCCAGCATTGCGTTGACCTTTTCACCTGTTTAGTGAGAAGCATTAATCTTATATTAATTCCATAaattgaattattaatttagatTGTTCTTTTGACATGAATTGGATTATTAATCTGATAATGTCTATAATTTTGTGTCCTATGAATTTGACGcataatttattttgttatttggatgatttattgttttttttttaaatcagaaATAGGGTTGTTAGTTATACAACATATAGGATGATTTATTATGTCATGAATGGTttatatgattttagaattagatATTTTGttcatatattttttgaaaatttttttaaggaattttttaatgtattttttaaaaagtagcTCAATGGTTTTTTTGCTTGAGTGTTCTGGAATTTTTTTAATGGGTGAAGGATTTAAATCTAAAGATTTTTTACGGCTGTTTCGatctgtgttttattttttattattatttaataattgatgttattattttttttatactactTCGGCTAGTTTTTTCATATATTTGTTTGGAGTCTCTTGTAAGATAATTTTTGAAGTATTTTTTAGTATGTATTTCAATGGGTTTTTTTTGtctcagttttgtatttttattttttttatatgttatggATGTCCCTTATCCTAGGTATTATCTATGCACTATACATCCacacaacacactcacacacatTATATGggtttattttttggtttttttttttttttttttggtgaaactTAAAGTCGGGTGTGGTTGTTAAGGAGGCATATGATATGCCACTCAATCAAGCCTCCAACCACAATTAAGAGTTGaataatatttgttaatttatttatagTTTGGGCTTTGAGTTTTCATTGTTAGGATTTTTGGTACGATTCAATGGTtttagagtttagaatttagTGTTTTTTGTTTAGGATTTACGATTTACAGTTTAGACTTTTCAAGTGAGAATATAaaatttagggtttatggattaTTTTATAGTGTTTTGGGAAAAAGGAATGGGATTttggttttggaatttttttatatgttaaaatGATGGTTTTCATTTTATTATCCATGTATATTGTGTTAGTTAACACAAAATTTATAATGACGTTATATCATGTGCTTTTAATTCATTCTGTTTAAGCTATTTACGTGACATGCTGTATTTTTTCGTGATGTTTGtttatattttgagtttaattgtGAATTTTAGGGTGTTAAAGTAAATTGTGGTGATTTCTTCCAAACTCTATAGAAGTATAAGGGTTATTTACCCTTGATTAGGTGTCATCATCACAGCCGTTGAtcaagtaaaatttttaaaagttcaTTAATTGAATCCTTAAAAGTTTTACACTGCAttgtattttatgttatttacattATACCACCTAACAATATGTACTCCAATATGAATGGGTACAAGGTGCAAATAGTTATTTGTTACcaaatgttttaaaattaaaaaattaggggTGATTTCGTCGAAGCAAAACCCTCCTTGGAAGGcccattgcttcttcttctacctcatgCATTTGTATTCTTCGGTGCTCACCGGCAACGTTCTTCTTCTCTGAATCCCTCGAAGACCCTGCCTGCTGCTTCTTTTTCTAGCTCATGCGTTTGTATTTTTCGGTGACTCACCGGCAGGGTTAAGTTTTTTCGATTCCCTCGAATACCCTAACTCATTCCCACTCCGGCCAGGATCCGGCCACCCGACTGTGAAACCCTCTCCAAATAACCTTGTAAggcctactgcttcttcttctagcTCATGCATTTGTATTTTTTCGAATTTCACATCCAATTTTGTGTTATTTATTCTGTTACTCACTTTCTGTAATCACTGTTCGTGGAAGAAGACTAGTTCAATTTCGAATGTAGTAGTTGATCATAGTTCTTCATGGTGGTGTTAATTAGATTGATAGCCAGTGATGCATGCTTCTCAAGCACGAGACAAAGCAGAGGTAGAGACGGCAGACAGCACAAACTCAAGGTTGGATATGCAACCCTAATTTTGTTGCAACCTGGGAATGTGAAAGATGGTTGACATGGAGGATattggcgagtcaagaattgttataagatatgcgttgcaagtatagttcttaaccaaccagaaatccgcttatcaatttagaagggtgtcacaaaaattaaaattaaaatactgggagtatgaatcccaggtcgtctcccaacgagttgcagaaaggtgtgctattttattaatcagatgttttcaaaatggtttgagttgaataaacaggaaattaaattagagaaattaaataatttaaataaagccttgactgggagtagattagttggaagccctattcttgttgaagtactctcaagattaattgataattgaaggttgttctgtttagttatcccttactaggtaaggaaaagtcaaacaagttggaatgctacttctattcacaagttccaacccactcaattaaaagggattggtgtcagtgactagagggtaatccaacaataaacccaattacaatttttcttttgagcattccaactcaagggttcctttcaatcaactccccatcaagttaggaaactactcgctcattgtgaatgtagaattcataacataggaaagggaactaaagaaagacatgataaataaaaatcaaagaaatcaattagaaataaaagtaattcttgtattaataaattctaaaataatccaataataaaattgagtaaattaaaggacatggaaaagtagagccaagtaaagaaaacgaactagaatgacgaagttttgatgaggtaataactattctcaatatcccaatgcaaaaagcaatagaaataaaatcctaagaactatgaatgtgtagagagaaaacctagatgaggagtaaaactagatctaaaaactaaaattgtgtagaatgaatgttgttgttagtttctgcatgttctctggctctagtctgcttttttgggccgagaactgggtcaaagcagggcccaaaatcgcccccagcgaattctgcagattatgcagatcgcgcacgtcacgcgatcgtgtcattcatgcgaacgcgtcattcggcgttttgccctaccacgcgagcgcgtcgtccacgcctccgcgtcacttgtgctattccaatccgcgcggtcgcgtgagccatgtagCCGCGTCACTGCggtttcctctctttcgcgcggtcgcgtgagccatgtgaccgcgtcacttctcgctggtcatctccttaatttcttgtgttccttccatttttgcaagcttcctttccaatctccaactcattcatgccctataaagcctgaaacacttaacacacagatcacggcatcgaatgaataaaagagaattaaaatacataattaaaagtctctaggaagcaagttttcaatcatgtaataattttaggaagaaaatataaatgcatgctaattatatgaataagtgggtaaagatcatgataaaaccacacaattaaacacattataaaccataaaatagtggtttatcaatggtgtgtgatgagcggataatttatacgctttttggcattgtttttagtatgtttttagtatattttaattagtttttattatatttttattagtttttatttaaaaatcatatttctggattttactatgagtttgtgtgtttttctgtgatttcaggtattttctggctgaaattgagggacctgagcaaaaatctgattcagaggctgaaaaaggactgcagatgctgttggattctgacctccctgcactcaaagtggattttccggagctacagaagcccaattggcacactctcaattgtgttggaaagtagacatcctgggatttccagcaatatataatagttcatatttgcccgagatttgatggcccaaacaggcgttccaagtcagctcaagaattctggcgtttaactccaaaactggcacaaaagctggagttaaacgcccaaactggcacaaaagctggtgtttaactccaagaaaagtctctacacatggaagcttcaatgcttagcccaagcacacaccaagtgggcccgaaagaagatttttgcattaattactgatttctgtaaccctaggctactagttctctataaataggaccttatactattgtattttcatctttgataagtcttatgctatcttagacacgtttggggctggcctcatggccatgcctagaccttgttctaatgtattctcaacggtggagtttctacacaccatagattaaggtgtggagctctgctgttcttcatgaattaatacaatagtaCTGTTGTTTTtgtattcaactcaagtctatttcttctccaagatattcattcattcttcaacttgatgaatgtgatgatccgtgacactcatcatcattctcacctatgaacatgtgcctgacaaccacctctattctactagcaatagcttgaatgcgtatctcttgggtttctaatctaagattggaaccttcgtggtataggctagaattattggcggctactcctgagatccggaacgtctaaaccttgtctgtggtattctgagtaggatctgggaaggaatgactgtgacgagcttcaaactcgcgattgtggagcgtgtgacagacgcaaaaggatcaatggatcctattccgacatgatcgagaaccgacagctgattagccgatgttgtgacaaagcatcaggaccattttcactgagaggacgggatgtagccattgacaacggtgatgcccaacataaagcttgccatggaaaggagtatgaatgattggaaaaaggcaataggaaagcagaggttcaaggggaacaaagcatcttcatacgcttatctgaaatccaccaatgaattacataagtatctctatctttattttatgtttattttcatcaccttaaactccataaccatttgaatccgcatgattgagatttacaagatgaccatagcttgcttcaagccgacagtctccgtaggatcgacccttactcacgtaaggtttattacttggacgacccaatgcacttgctggttagttgtgcggaattgtgacaaagtgtgattcacgtttgagagctccaagtcctttggcgccattgttgatgatcacaacttcgtgcaccaagtttttggcgccgttgccggggattgttcgagtttggacaactgatggttcatcttgttgcttagattaggtacttttcagaatttttaagaatggattctagagtttcaaggtgatgttcttatcatcacaaaagctgattgattctcatcaatttagctgctgaatgtaatgtcctgctgaagcttggccagacatgtctaatctttttagactgaagctttagactaacattgcatgattcctggtaggggtgttcaaaaccgatccggacCGAACTAAACCGACGAATCgaaccgaaaaaaccgaaaaCCGAATTAACCGAAAAtcgaaaaaatcgaaaaaaactgATTTTGCTGTTTTTTgtccggttcggttcggttttcggttttaAATATGAAAAccctaaccgaaccgaaccgaaccgaaccgaaccggttaGTAAAAAAACCCTAAACGTTTACTAACCCACCCCCATGGCCCCACACGCGTGACACGCCCATACCCCCTCCCCCGCTTTCAAACGAAACTGCGCGACACCCCTACCCCCCCAAACGAAACTGCGCCTAGCCGTCTACCCTAACCCCCAAATCCACAATCCATAGTTCCATACCCTAACCTTCAGGCTTCAGTACTCATCGCTCCCTCTTCTCCAAATCTCCACACCTGCCGGCTGCCGACCTGCGCCCAGCCAGCCAACCACCACTCCCTCTTCAGTATTCATCGCACCCAGCCACCCACCATCGCTCCCTCTTCAGGCCAACACGAAGCCACGCCGTCGCACATCAGGTCAAGACGAAGCCACCACCGACCGACTCGACATGGCAGCACAGCACCACGCCGCCGCCGTTGAGACACCACCACCCTAACCCATCAGTTCAACCCAGCACGACAGCACCTCCCAATCTCCCACTCAGCCTTCCTCCCAAGTCAATATGGAGCCCGAGCCACCGATTCAGGTAATGTTTACCATTTGCATTCTGTTCATTAGTGTTGATTTGTTGCTACTGTTgatttgttgatttgttgctaAGTTTTGTTGCTGGCTCAGTGTTGAACTTCTTACACTatgtgaaaaataacaaaatagttGAGGAGAAAAAGATGAACTACGTGCAATTGGCCGAGTAGACACGACTAACAAATTTGAtcttcaaaattaatatttttgaatttataattttttaaatttcatatatTTGACCACCAATTTTATATATCTGAGTATCTGACCACCAATTTTTGGCTAAGTTTTGTTGATTTGTTCATTAGTGTAAGTATTAATGGTTCAATTTTTGGCTAAGTTTTGTTGCTGGCTCAGTGGCTTGCTGTTTAATGGTTGAATATATTGGAAATGTCCTGCTTGGCGCTTGCTGCGTTGCTGTTTAATGGTTCATGTTATTGTTGTTTAATGGTTCATTATATTGGAAATGTCCTGCTTGCTGCCTTGCTGTTGCTGGTTGCTGATTAATTGTTGAATGTTGATAACTTGGTAATTTATTTGTTGAATGCTGATTAAATGTTGAATGTTGATAACTTGCTGATTAATTGTTGTGCAGTTTATTGctggttattaatttatttgttgttgtgtttCTGGCCTTGATTTATTGTATTTATGTAGTTTGACGCCAGTTCAAGTGAGAATATGGGCGAATCCGGATTGCCGCCAGTTTCTCTTCCGAATGAATCCACAAGCATCAGATCTCCGAGTGCATTGTTCAGTGCTGGTTCTGTGCTTAATGATTTAAACTTCAGctgcttgtttattgctggttctGTGCTTGATTTAAACTTCAGTTGAGTTTATTGCTTTTGTTGAGGACTTGTTGGAATCAGTTTATTGATGCTGGAATATTGTTCagtctattttattttttcaatctaTTTTATTGTTCAGTTTATTGAAATCAGTTTATTGTTCATTTTATTGTTCATATTATTGATGCTGGAATATTGTTGGAACAAGTCACACTTTGATCTTCAATTATTCTTACTAGATGTCAAGTGTAATTTCTAATATAATATCTTCTTTGAGCATAAGGTGGTGTTATGGTGTAGTTGATTTACCAAATTATCATAATTTCTTAGCTGATTTATTATATTTCCATTGATTTTTGAATTGTAGGGCTCATGTTTGGGGCAGTTTTGCTTATGTTATGAAGGGCGTAAGCATGTCATTGAAACAACTTATCTTAGAGATTATGGCATCATGGATGGTGACCAGGCTAGTGAATGTTTAGGCTTACAATTTCAGTGAGGGGAGCTGGAATGCTGGATTGATGTCATTGTTACCCTGTTAATCCATTCATCTCAATGTCTGTTGTACTTACTCCATTCCTCTTGACTCATGATATCTATATATTCAATTCTGATACATTGTTAGTTTGTTACCCTGCTATTAATCCATTCATCTCAATGTCTCTTTATTATTAGAATGTATAACTAGATTAGAATGCTTTTCTACTAgtgctatattattattattattattattattattattattattattattattattattattattattattattattattagctattgtgtatttgtgtttgtGGATTTCAATATTATGACTTGTGAAATAATatggtagtattttttttaattgattgaaaaaaccgaacaaaccgaaccaaaccaaaccgaatttaattggtttggtttggttcggatgactTCGagaaaaaaaccgaaccaaaccgaaccgcactTTAATTAAACgatcggatcggatgacttttctctcaaaaaccgaaccaaaccgcaccgcgaacacccctaattcctggaattcttattaaaagttttgattctctttattttcttttccatataagttttgaaaatcacaaaaaaatttataaaatcataaaaataaaaaatattttatgttccttgtttgagtctagtatcaatttttaagtttggtgtcaattgcatgtttttattcttcttgcatttttcgaatttatatatattgttcttcattgatcttcaagttgttcttgatgatttcagtgctctgatctttaaattctcttgttttgtgtgttttgttgtttctcatatgcattctcaatttgttagtgtctcttatatgaaaatatttaagtttggtgtcttgcatgcattgttcatttgatcttagttgcattt harbors:
- the LOC112741919 gene encoding uncharacterized protein — encoded protein: MEPEPPIQFDASSSENMGESGLPPVSLPNESTSIRSPSALFSAGSVLNDLNFSCLFIAGSVLDLNFRLMFGAVLLML